A single genomic interval of Mustela nigripes isolate SB6536 chromosome 7, MUSNIG.SB6536, whole genome shotgun sequence harbors:
- the CIMIP2C gene encoding protein FAM166C — MASRSAGTLLTEFNAAYVPPGLMPGYQGHVPSVAFTFGSPYGTATLKYFQDQRNAALEKSHTPFSTGGHFPTLFSSNPDLVLSKRSHTRDRWLHAPVYTRFNLDSDRSTQLAGFYQVAQQHRKFYLDKTGMVPRVPYFVLPVKEWERYPLPTDLPPLTPEKKWHLLRTSPENMKTYQTFPSGKRVSPQERQKRDRYFEFRA; from the exons ATGGCTTCCCGCAGCGCGGGCACGCTCCTGACCGAGTTCAATGCCGCCTACGTACCCCCCGGCCTCATGCCCGG GTACCAAGGCCATGTACCCAGTGTGGCCTTCACCTTCGGCTCCCCCTATGGCACCGCCACTCTCAAGTACTTCCAGGACCAGCGCAACGCAGCCCTGGAGAAGAGCCACACTCCCTTCAGCACAGGCGGCCACTTCCCGACCCTCTTCTCCTCCAACCCCGACCTGGTGCTGAGCAAGCGCTCCCACACGCGGGACCGCTGGCTGCACGCCCCTGTCTACACCCGCTTCAACCTGGACAGTGACCGCTCCACCCAGCTCGCGGGGTTCTACCAG GTGGCACAACAGCATCGGAAGTTCTATCTAGACAAGACGGGCATGGTGCCCCGGGTTCCCTACTTCGTGCTGCCTGTGAAGGAGTGGGAACGGTACCCCCTGCCCACCGACCT TCCTCCTCTGACACCAGAGAAGAAGTGGCACCTTCTAAGAACATCTCCTGAGAACATGAAGACCTACCAGACGTTCCCCTCGGGGAAGAGGGTCTCCCCACAGGAACGGCAGAAGAGAGATCGTTACTTTGAGTTTAGAGCATGA